In Mercenaria mercenaria strain notata chromosome 13, MADL_Memer_1, whole genome shotgun sequence, the DNA window CATAGACAAAAAGATCAAAGAACTGGATTTTTCATGTTGATCAGTTGCCATTAGCTAGTATATTTAACTAACACAAGTAATTTCATCTAGAACCTTTTAATTTTCTTCTCAGTTCCCAATCCATCTTCATATTTGTGGTAGTGTCAGCCTCATTGTTTGATTTAGTGTAACCGAAACGATATAGagaatgataattataaaacTAGCTCTAGTTCTGAGTGAATAAATAATGTGTACCTGTTTAATAGAAACTAGAAGCGCTGATCGAATACCATATTATGATCAGCCAGTGGTTTGCTGATGAATCATTCTTACAGTACCACCTCAGTATAATTTATTGGAGAtacaacagaataaaaaaatggGTTATCAACaagaaatatttgacatgtatcgCTATACGAgtacaaaaatgtcaataattaaataattttatctaaactttaacataatttaaaaatatggcgCACATAGTTGCAAAAGAACACATTCCCGACGGATTGACATCCCAAATACGGAAGAAAAGAAAATGGAAATTTAACCTTTGAGCCGATCTTTGACCATAACAGCGAACATCCTATGTCCTAACGACAACTTCTAACACCCCATATGACACCATTGGCTAGCTTTTTCTGGAAGTGGACGGATTACATTAATTTAACATAGTTCTAACGGCGGTATATTTGAAGGAATACCAGTTCCAAAAACATACTGGACTGGCCATGTTGCCATGGAATCGAAATTACCAACATAATATTTAtccaaatattgaaatgtttataCCTTTCTGATTTTGAAGTCATTTCTAAACAATATTTCACTGCCTAAATGAATAAGAAGTCCTGGTAGACTGGGCACGAAGTAGACGTGACCTTTAACAATATTAATACCACAACGATAACGGTGGCggtgacgacgacgacgatgatgatggtgatgatgttgACGACGAAGATGACGACGACTATGATGATATTATAAAAGACTCTAGTTTGATGACGTTGCGTCTCATActattaaaaattacaaaatggtaGTTTTGgtaattaatattacatttaataTGAAATGTAGAGCCTATAGTTTGGCACTGATTACAATTTATCACAGTGTAAACAACGCAATGGTTTCCTGGCAGGCCATCGCTTGATTGAGGTTGGCTTTGCAAACCTTCAGCTTAGGTGAGAGCCTGATTTCCATAAAGATTCTGAGTGCTTGGTGGAGACTGCGGCGGAGGATATGCTAGTGGTGGAGCCGAAGCTTGTTGTCCATACGACAGGCCTTGGTTGCCATACGGCACGCCTTGTTGGCCATATGGCACTCCTTGGTTGCCATACGGCACGCCTTGTTGGCCATATGGCACGCCTTGGTTGCCATACGACACGCCTTGTTGGTCTTGTTGGCGATATGGCGCATGACTGACGACTGTTGAAGCTGAAAAAGGTTTGTGATACTTATACTTCTGTTTACACAATTTTAAATACTAGCTATGCTCCTGTAGCAGCAGCGAAATTTATGACTGGCGGTGGGAGGAACAGCCTCATTGAATTTCTACAATCTGATACTGTTTGTAATCAGAAATTCTGATTGGAAGCAGTTCCATCCAGTTATATACTGTACGTGAATTGAAAGAAACAAAGACAATTTCAACTGTATGCACCgtgataaaacattttatctagTATTAATTGCagtaaaacaaatacaatataaaaatagaagacggcatttacataagaataacatattgcctttccctttaaaactGATTTcacaaatttcagaaatgctgtatgattttttattacatcatttttaaataaacactGTCAGTTCAGGACCATCTAACCATAGTATGTTTGTTGATTTCTCCCATAATCGGTCATTTAGACATATTATGCCAAAATGCATtttgtattaataaaaaaaaactttaaaggtggataatcagattttggccatgtaactgatttgttcgaaactttagcatctgatcatttacactcatttatgttcacttaacacttaatacaaattagattttcactggaggtgtttttaaaatttcattttcctatcctggttgcccaaccaagatagagttattttatcataagtataaatttgataaacatactttgcctaaggaaatgtataaatattagacatattgtaatatatttgtaaaataattgcattaaaaattatgtatttagatggaattcattagaaacacaagtttgaaaaattattattccctttgcctatcttggttgcgcaaccaagatagattggaaataaatgaattcagaagctacacacagctttaaaacttgcattttggttcagattgttcaatagctgatatgtctatcaaatgcaaatgtaaaactagacattgtatcgaaataaaaagaaatacccagctttttatatactttcatattaaaggggagtaattacaaaattttataaaaataataaaatatacatttcaaataggaatctaactctatgtaatcggtctttttgttcattaaataattctctaccagaatatacaaaaagtaaaaaatgtcattaaatgttgtttaaatgtgattgaccacctttaatactCAGTAATTACGTCACCATGTTTGTATGTATAAACATTAACATAGGtacatatttatgaaatatgtaaaactttcacGGTACTACCACTATAAAACTGTGCATGCAGGccgatcatgttctgcactgtttgctattcaatcagtaaaatttcagtgaacaaactcctttaaataataaatggtactgcgcAGACTGAATGATAGAcatgtccattttaaaaatttaacagggtaaaggttaaaggtaTCAGAtgctatctttcactaaaatatttttaattttgatattttcaaatgtagaaaatcctcatacAAAATGCAGcctataattttaccaaatatataAATCAGTTGTAAAGCTACATTCATTATTAGATGTTATGCGGTAACAGTTGCTTAAATAATCCGCATAACTTAtccctttattttatgctaactaatgaaatactgtattctatcagttaaatattttcatatttcattactcacactgtgaaaatatgaaactgtgagagatatagctccgccccctcattacattgtgtatgaattttaaattatttgcttaaaacaagatgaaaattgtagccgcactttgttctttatagtatatttcttaattcaaatgattttacttaaagagaatttcataccgttatgcagcaaaaaataaaacaaaatggaactttgttgcatgcgtctttataacgtcacagcacgtttgacgtcatgtctgtttacgcgcgtctgtttcccgcgctgagattaaaataattgcaaaatgcacatctcaacgtaattgagcataaaataaaaagaaaatttgtttggtttttacgcgctcgtgaaaatatttgaaattttctcacttctcagtgagatatattccatattcactcaaaacaaacaaatatcctctatatcctTTGgggaatacaaaacataaaatcgaaCTGGAAACTGGCCACACAATGTGTCTTTCATACCAGCATAACTTGAGGAAGAAAATTAGACACATGTATCAAGATGTATCAATTTattcaagtacttttctgttTACCTGCTTGTAATGCGCATATAAAGTCACGTTAGTACGAGTACCttttacaacagttttactgtaaaacatcaataattgtCACTCTTTGTATCAGATAatctttttgtaacattctttgaattctttcaaaaggatttataagttctacttttcaaaactacaaattagtgataatgaatgggtaaaatttgtattttagcaggaatttgaccttttgacatatatttttacctttaaatgtaacaattaaaatgttttacaactcATGAAAGGTGTGTTGCAATAATCTACAAAACAATGCATGCCAACAGTTTATTCCATCAAAAGTGAATGAAGAAAAccttatttttatacaaaaagcacatttttggttgcgggtttatcccgctaccaaagttaaagtgtatttctgacaatcatagcatctttattttattccgaaatCCCAACACATACCCATCGAAAGGCGGATGTATCATGAACAAGCAGTTACAACCATGTACTACTCACACACCATTGGGTTATATAATCACAGAAAATATTCAGCcaatggttacatcacaagctggtcAGGCAGAGTTcttcttagatatgaggcacattgaatttttattttttccagtgaattatagagttttctcagtgaaataaaagtgataatccacagttttgaaacagtagattatcatttttatttttcactgtttttgccgaactagttccggtacctcatcgcgattgaagtcaaattgtataccgagcgttatgaatacagGGGACCATAGTGActatgacgtcgttaaaatgacgtcatttgtgttatgctttctgctgacctttcccgcgatATACGACGTTTTATAAATTACGcgacaaaagtagagttttacacatgaaataaaaagaaaatttgttcttttcagtgaaatatcaattgtTGTCCCTAGAAATTGTGGACTTTCTTTGTCGAAGTCACCCTACCATTGAGGTACATTTAATTTGGAATATCTGAATAGCACTTTTCCTTTAgttattcatttcattatatacagCTTGATGTGTGATTCATGGATACAGTAGTAAAAGCACTTGTTATAAAGGCTGCCaccatacacatacacaaaaaacaaacaatttctgtACTACGGCACTGCAACTTACTGCATACTGGAGGTTGACCGACGGTGCTAGCCTGAATAACTCGTCCGGACTTTCCCTTCTGTTGTATTATACAATAAAGAACAACACAGACTCCAATAATGAATAGGGCTCCAAAAGTACAACCGACGGCAACTCCAACTATCCATGATGTTTCTTCACAGCAGTATTGTCTTGGCCAGCTACCGCAGCAACTTTCACAATATTTGTTTCCAGTGTCCGTGTTTATGCAATATTCTTCGCCATGTGCATAGCCTGTTATGCagtaatatttattaatattttatctttaaagacgTATCCAGGAATAAGTTGTAGCGCAgagaattttctaaaattttgcttGTATGTTctttaagatataataaaataaaaacaaccttCATAAGCATCGGTTGCCATGCTAACTATTGTACTTTGGCTATTTTTAGAACACTACTATTTGTCATTTAATTAAAAATGGGCGAAAAAATATTAGTTACCAAAAATCATAAAACTATGTATCATAGTTTTAAATAGAAAAGCTAAATATTAATATTCCAAGATATTTGATAGTACCTACATGTatgttatttactaaaatttgaatttcagcCGCACGTGGTCTATATGTAAAATCTGGAATAACATAACTGTATCAGTTATTCCaggtaaaatttaaatgtttttataaataaaaataatcccagCGCAGagaaatgtacatttttcttgtatatatacCTCAACATATGTAACactagaaaatgttaaaaaaaaacgatAGCTCGCCTtgcttgtttttcaagatatataacatttaattacctcccttttcatACTTTTGAACTTTTAATATTTCCGTACACAATGTTTTACCCTTGAAAACACCTTCAGTCTTCCTATCTCATAATGTCTCGGTGAAAAAGTGATTTAAACCATCAAAACCATTGTGAgtaatgaattatttcaaaaaccGGAGACAATGTCCGTtgcttttaattgttttaccatttCATCTGATAAAACATTATTACATATTAAGCAACTCATATCTAGCACATTACAATCGAATTGtttaatatatctataaatattgattgataaaGTGTTCAACTCACTGTGTGTCT includes these proteins:
- the LOC123529759 gene encoding uncharacterized protein LOC123529759, producing the protein MNNAIYAGSQLKKMDNICVNLFLLGIQIIGYAHGEEYCINTDTGNKYCESCCGSWPRQYCCEETSWIVGVAVGCTFGALFIIGVCVVLYCIIQQKGKSGRVIQASTVGQPPVCTSTVVSHAPYRQQDQQGVSYGNQGVPYGQQGVPYGNQGVPYGQQGVPYGNQGLSYGQQASAPPLAYPPPQSPPSTQNLYGNQALT